agtGGTGCCATCTGGTTTTTTCCGCATTCTTAGGCGGTcggattttaatgtatgggatggtatgatcttcttatattttaatctatgccttaagacgatacggtaggggtcaattctccatacaaacgctctcgactatttcctccctggtttttgaagatagagcaatgattttttcaacaccgattgttattatttttatctgtgtcggaccgttttgaattttttgatattctgctttttaaagactctagagccaatcaaaaatttccaaaaacggcctttttcattgtggcgcaaaaaaaggtgtgatactcaagattggtaacaattaaccaaaaaagctaaacggtccgacatagactatttcattgttattcagattctcaaatttcgctccgattgattaagttttgaaggaggaaagagtcgagagcggaacctcgattttaaagatttttttgaaatatcttttgactgagttgttcttaatagacaattttttttcgataaatctagttaataacacttgtatatttaactaaaattcccaagttgaaaggggggctcctttccattttagcattttcgctaccgtatcatCTTAACCAAGCGCCAGGCGTCAGGCGCCGGAAAGGCGCACCGCAGACACACAATGATCGTTTTGGAACATTTACATATACTCGTACACAGCTTTCATAATTATGCTGCAACCTTGACTCCCTGATAAGGTTACTTCACATGGTGACGCTAGTCGTCAGAAAACGATCAGTTTGCCATTGATACattgcaaataaataagtaccttaatatttataaatgggctacttgaccctttttaaagtaatattgtcttcggttaccgcgatagttactcatgaaataaaactatggaaacggattaaatcgcgtataatgaatttacaaacCTTTACGTTACCTTTTTAAAGTctcttttatattattaattactgttgaatgaaccgaaaaaaatattgccatattttattatgacttcaaaaccgcaaaaaatattttttctcaaacatggtatgaaatattgatgttatgtgccttataattggcagcgaagtatgacgttgcaggtgcggctaggacgattgatagataatggaatttcatacaaaccttgcaggccaaggccggcaaagtcttcttttttaatttccaaacacagataattgtgacataacatccaggtatttagccaattaaaaaaaaaactataaggggctttaaagacgtgccgactgcaactggtacgggccctagacaatatttgattttgggtgcgttttcatacaaaaaaaaattttttcgtttttttttaattttttttttaactttttgtttttttataagcgtatacggggtgtcaaaggggaacgaaaattcgattatttttgcgctacgacgcaccgtttaggagatacagccatccaaagttactattttcagtagactttatttatttcataccatgtttgagaaaagcactatacatacctcggcgggaaatggggttgcccgcctcagacatatgtcttcggccggcaaccccctttgtcccggcctctgtagtaatgtactattaaagtatacttttatttaatgaggcaaaaacaacatcagccatgttagTCTTATTGATTAACTGTCCATGTCGTCATTCtgctcgaaaacaacattttttgacatttaaatatatGGCACAAATTTATGATTCGACATGAAATAAGTTGGAATCCTTTGAATCCTATGACGTCAATACAtcgccgacagcgttttcggtgtccaaattaaaaaaaaaacatataatttttaatcgtaaatacgtagtcatcgtgCACTtttaacctcgtaaggcccaatcTATTTTTAGGACATTTATCGTAACGGCCCAGTGTCCTAATTTTAGGCACTTATACTAGCGGCCCAGACCTTCCACTTGCTGTAAAATCTGAAACCTGCGTGTTTTTAGGTAAAGTCTTATTGTATACTTTAAAGGTAAGTATTATGAACAATATTAATGTAAAATGAGTCGAAAAAGAAATGTCCTATTTTTAGGTCACTGGGACGGTATTTTATGAATGTGTGTTACTTTTAtgtatacattacatacataaaaaagaaataatgaaataaaaacgaATATTATCGTAtaatcatgtttatttaagtaaacgtaGGTAGTACATTGTACTTAACCAATGACTAATCAAAACTTGTATATGTATCTAAACATCAACAAAAAATCATCAAACATCGCGTCCACGCGATGACCTTCCCCGACCACGACCACGTGAACAGCTTCGAGTCCTTGGACCTCCACGAGAACGGCGTGAAATGTGAGATTCTGCACATGCAACATTTCTGTTTCCAATCGGACTAGTAACTGTCTGAGTCTCTGGAGGTACTACTTCATTTTCATCTTCAGACGACGAAGATGAGGAGTGAGATGACTGAAGATAACGGCTTGAGGGTTGAAAATCCGCATCAAGTAAATCATCATCAAAATCACTAAGTTCTAAGTCGGACTCGTTtagatttaaatatttttctaattctGCATCCATCAAACCTGTAACAAAACAACACTAGGAATAACCGCCCAAAGTCCTAAATTTATGACATAGCAATAATATACTACTATTGCAATAACGACCCATCGACCTAATTCTAGGACATCGAAGTTTGCTCTCATCTCCTACTCGAAATAAATCACAGCGGAGATAAATTTTAAGTCATTCATATAGTATAAAgcttaaataagtatttttaattaaatttaagttaaaataactcaagATTATGATGAAAAAAACGGATTTACTTACCACGTTTACGCGAGGATGCCATCTTCTCAACTTCCGCGTGTCAAAGAACTGACATTTGATTGTCAAATGTCAAACTGACAGCTCCATCAAGTGGCTGCATTCAGTTCCGCCATATTTAAGACACAAACGTTTCATTTCACGCAGATATTAGGGATCGGTACGTGTTAGAAGCGTATGACCTAATTTTAGGACCATGGGCCGCTAATtgatagatttaaataatagcTTGGGCCGGAAGGACGACTTTTCTCAGTCCTAAAAATAGGAcgttgggccttacgaggttaatGCGTCAaacctataaatattggtttctaaAGTCAAATTCTACCgaaaacaatcatttattgtgccaatttTGATATGAGGCCTAGTAGCCTGTTACACCCAAATAAATATTCCCTAATAAATATTAGATTACATTAAATTACTAATACATTTTTGTACCTACACATTATTTATGTCTCCTACAATTTcctcataaatatgtatatgatgTGATGATGTTGATGTGTTGCAGTATTGTTGCTAAAATATGTCCATCTATGACTTAGTTTAGCCCACGTAAATGATGTAATTTAGCTTCACTATGAGACTATCCACTATTttctgctttcaaaaaaaaaactcactgaacgttatagtacattacatcagaggccgggaaaatgaggatttccggccaagtgggtaaaAAAACTCACGGGAATCCgaacgccgaggcatgtatagtgcttttctcaaacatacaatgaaataaaataaaatgctctaaaggacaatattttatttattaagtgacaaaatacaaatacactcaaacgtcaagtgtgacaagtatccagatcacacaaaaattaaaaaagaaagtgacatgacagtactgacagcttacttaaaaaagttactttgcaggcctaggcctaaaaaataatatgaaatccctttacagtcctctcgagttgttgcgcccaaaaagcgacacttcccagcccattttaaggaacgtaaagacaatatttcattgcatgtttgagaaaaagtacattacgatacaagtgcaaaaaaaggaagttcgaaaggaGTTAcgataaatcaaaacacgaattccttttcgcacgtgtatcgtaattTATATATACTACCTATTTAATCATCATTTATTCAAAAAACGAGGTGAAACCACGTGCTTATAAAatgatttataataaaaatgtatttgacaTGTGTATAGTGATATATAATGGATTACCTAATGACATGAAATTACTACAAGGGAAtagatttaagaaaaaaattactgACTGGCTTCTAGAAAACTGTTTCTATagcgttaaaaatatttgaatcgtgaatgttagattttttttctttatattttaattattttataaattgttaaatTGGAAATTTTATCTTATACACCCATGaaattgtttaatgtatttttagtttaggtTTAGTCTATAAATATTGACTCtcgattttttaattattattttgacatgattttgtaaatattaatttgcctgtttttaaatatttgcacGCCTGCATGCAGACTGAATgcacggatttatttattttgtaacaccTTATAACTGTGTTCTATGGAAATAAATTCTTTGAATCTTTGAATCTTCAgatgtttaataatattttcaatatacAGGGGAAACCACAAACACCCAACTCAAATTCTTCTTCCGTGTGATAGCTGACAGCCCCTAAACGTGCGGtgctttaataaaaaaaaatgtgatagaAGGGCCCGTCAACACTTTTTTCGACGACTACGACAGGCCCTTCAATTGAGAGCAatagttattaaataaataaataaatattggacaccttacacagattaacttagccccaaactaaccaAGGCTTGTACCACagtgtaataaagagtactatcgtacagtatggccactcccgctcctcgctgaaagtgccacccaccccctctcggttacctcatagttaccgcctatcaaaaaGCGCGAAAAGTCGATACTATGGGTGACAAGCAACgatatacataggtatttatatacatagaaaacatccatgactcgggaacaaatatctgtgctcatcacacaaattaatgcccttaccgggatttgagcccaggaccgcggcttatcagacagggtcactactcactaccgactgagccagaccggtcgtatttGTTGGGACAAAGTTGATGTTTTTTAACCACACGTGTTAATATACCCGAGCAAGTGATAGATTCCAATACTgagccgcgagcgtagcgagtgattctagaagtggaatcttgagcgttgagatattttaacaaattttgccaccgtGTGAAACaaagtttttcaccacaccgacaCGAGGAAAATACTAactttaaaacatcaaattaaatcaagtaaatacatatttaaatataataaacatttatgattaaaaatataatttaaccCTTTAATCGGTAGCAGCAAAATACTTGCCATCATACTTAAAACCAAAACGCATCTCTGCAATAAGAATTACAGTTCAAAATCGAATGAATAGAACAAACGTCAAAATTATTAAAAGGTTAAAGGTCAATTCTATAGGATATGAAACTCACCCGCTTTCGAAGAATCAAGAGCGCCTTTACcagaaacgccaccgaaacgctataaatgtaatctggctctgtcgcgccaatacgcaagagcgatagagctatagctacgaaagagatattatcgtgagcgtttcgtgagcgttagcgcattcggctacgcacactgtttgTGAAGTAATAACATTTAATTGGTTATTCGTCTAAATTTGGCGAGACTCAGAATAACTAGCTCTTTTCATCAaggataacaaaaaaaaatcaaacattaTCAGAcattttacatacattttgtaaccGTCGTACAGTGTTTTAATATGGTAAAGAAttagaaattaaatattcaggcaccttttttttccatgtttccaACCTTTTGATCGTGATTTTGAGTAGGAAAATATTTCTAGAACTTCAAATTCTAGAAAATGAATAGCTATCTTCTcttggctaataatacttaattaatagGTAAAGTTCGCAGTCGCTTCAGCTAGCGTGACCCGTCGGTTTAAACTACTTCCTTCCAACCAAACTCAACAGCCTTCTTGACCTGTTCAAGATTTGCTGTAGGTATTGCTTATTCCAGTACCATTTGACCTAAATAACTAGcattagggcccatttacacggaTGCGAGAAAACGTGAGTTTCAttactatacctagatatttttctggcacgaacgtcaagttgttagtgcttgacaaaataaaaacatcgacaatccttttatcgataaatagccttacataaggttattaattacccctaataataatctctaaaatctttaataatcatgtaagaaattatgtaacTACTGTAATTatgaaactattaaaatatggttcgttttattattattgtccatttattttcaaacatgtgacatttgtataaaacatgaatgttatatacacataaattcaagcctatattccctaaacggggtaggcagagcacatgaaactactcaaaattcagtgccacggcaataattaatgacataattacaataattgATGACATTATAACATGATATGAcaaattataatgtaagttatcgatgaactaaatatcgggaagaagtcactagtgtcagaaaaatatctaggtaagTA
This window of the Leguminivora glycinivorella isolate SPB_JAAS2020 chromosome 16, LegGlyc_1.1, whole genome shotgun sequence genome carries:
- the LOC125234701 gene encoding uncharacterized protein LOC125234701: MASSRKRGLMDAELEKYLNLNESDLELSDFDDDLLDADFQPSSRYLQSSHSSSSSSEDENEVVPPETQTVTSPIGNRNVACAESHISRRSRGGPRTRSCSRGRGRGRSSRGRDV